The Acropora muricata isolate sample 2 chromosome 5, ASM3666990v1, whole genome shotgun sequence genome includes a window with the following:
- the LOC136916423 gene encoding allene oxide synthase-lipoxygenase protein-like isoform X1, with translation MMGSCSSAASTQGDDPVENKESTQEINRKQDKKNMTEWKNLGYEVYKSYMGEEAFKKKIEEFEKPLPPPGLFDQAKIRYNTNKLKLLFGMKAFARGQRGTHSVGVGAQGIATIAPNPQFPACEFFTPGRTFPVCLRHATIDSIDDVRIDFGGGSLRFASSEHDESPFDIIMGTGPTTPLYNAGAIFDAVRVKLSNDLKTYLLLGPDHLVANIGGLRHKPESFYDQRYYSKMIFDLKADDGIKRYVRFRLIPADGSLETGLLPEDAQWEIWNRDKREPGETLPPDYLKREFKDRMSRGPLEYKLQLQVHQAKNDDPSTILHVGREWDESAHPWMDLADIKMTSLLSPKATERLKFTFTNLPPCIGILPAQSIDDPNVVVQIRKEVYMWSQGLRSKRSNKVVPDHMASYLIRVETGSQSGAGTDATISISITGTKGKTDMIKLDNWGNDFERGDVDDYSVEAMDVGEILIVHLHNDGGGWWHKNPDWFVNKISIISSKQVQDDPFEFPCYRWVMSDLVVFEGKATLPFQEVPSAVKSQRLLELQQRKDNYKWDKSKNFEDVPGHLQAATYKDIPRDSQFSNETRESIDESRKNVTRKLGLAHLLTLFESWDNLDDFQKILKYSYGRVPRIVEDDRWKTDTVFGWMFLNGCNPNVLERCEKLPDNFPVTEEMVQPALDRGLTFEQEFKEGHFYLANYKDLEGVPFTGGEDETGYTAEPLALFYVKSSGDLVPVAIQLSQEPGDTNPIWTPCDSEYDWLLAKMWLRNADYYIHQIINHILKTHLSMEAFAVAAWRQLPSVHPVFKLLFPHLRSVMAINDFIRRAFLKTDASQVLLKKSYKTFEFKMLSLPQVLKEKGVDDVVKLPKFYYRDDALCLWKAIETFIREVLSISYKSDDDVSNDTELQTWVQDILENGFPVRDGKGGHGFPEDLSTLDQLVHVLTCVVFTCSCQHAALNFGQMDAHSFVPFTPSIMRLPPPTKKNEATLNSIINTLPNKSQASQQIALMYVLSQFAEDERFLGDMTQALLTGKDAEDAISRFQTSLQGISDSIKTRNASLELPYINLLPGRIPDSIAI, from the exons GAAACAAGACAAGAAAAACATGACTGAAT GGAAAAATCTTGGCTATGAAGTGTACAAAAGTTACATGGGGGAAGAGGCGTTCAAAAAAAAGATTGAAGAATTTGAGAAG CCGCTTCCTCCTCCTGGACTGTTTGACCAAGCAAAAATCAGGTACAACACTAACAAACTCAAGCTTCTCTTCGGTATGAAGGCCTTTGCCAGAGGTCAACGAGGTACTCATTCTGTTGGAGTCGGAGCCCAAGGAATCGCGACCATCGCACCTAATCCCCAGTTTCCTGCATGCGAGTTTTTCACTCCCGGACGCACTTTTCCAGTCTGTTTGCGTCACGCGACCATCGACTCAATTGATGACGTAAGGATTGATTTTGGTGGTGGTTCATTGAGGTTTGCATCAAGTGAGCACGATGAAAGCCCGTTTGACATTATCATGGGAACAGGACCCACCACACCTCTGTACAACGCTGGCGCAATATTTGATGCTGTGAGAGTGAAACTTTCAAATGATCTGAAAACGTATCTTCTACTCGGACCTGACCA TCTTGTAGCAAACATCGGCGGACTGCGTCACAAGCCGGAGTCATTCTATGACCAACGTTATTACTCTAAAATGATTTTCGACCTCAAGGCTGATGATGGCATCAAGCGTTACGTTAGATTCCGCTTGATACCGGCGGATGGGTCACTGGAAACCGGTTTGTTGCCAGAGGACGCTCAGTGGGAAATTTG GAACCGAGATAAAAGGGAACCAGGTGAAACGTTACCACCCGATTATCTCAAGCGAGAATTTAAAGACCGAATGAGTCGAGGACCTCTTGAATACAAACTCCAGTTGCAAGTACATCAGGCAAAGAACGACGATCCTTCCACGATACTACATGTCGGCAGGGAATGGGACGAGAGTGCGCATCCATGGATGGACTTGGCTGATATCAAAATGACGTCCCTACTATCTCCAAAGGCAACCGAACGGCTTAAGTTTACATTTACTAATCTCCCTCCTTGCATTGGTATATTACCCGCCCAGTCTATCGATGATCCCAATGTTGTCGTTCAAATCCGAAAAGAGGTGTACATGTGGTCTCAGGGTTTGCGCTCCAAGAGATCCAATAAGGTTGTTCCCGATCACATGGCATCCTATCTCATCCGAGTGGAAACTGGGAGTCAGTCAGGAGCAGGAACTGATGCTACTATTTCTATTTCAATAACGG GCACTAAAGGAAAGACTGACATGATTAAGTTAGACAATTGGGGCAATGACTTTGAAAGAGGAGATGTCGATGATTATTCTGTGGAAGCGATGGATGTGGGTGAGATACTAATAGTACACCTTCACAATGATGGTGGAGGATGGTGGCACAAGAATCCTGATTGGTTCGTTAACAAGATCTCGATTATAAGTTCCAAACAGGTGCAGGATGATCCATTTGAGTTCCCTTGTTATCGCTGGGTGATGTCTGATTTGGTCGTATTTGAAGGAAAGG CTACCCTGCCCTTCCAAGAAGTTCCATCGGCGGTAAAAAGTCAACGCCTTCTTGAGCTGCAACAGCGAAAGGATAATTACAAGTGGGACAAGTCAAAAAACTTTGAGGATGTTCCTGGCCATCTACAGGCTGCCACATACAAAGATATCCCAAGAGATTCGCAGTTCTCCAATGAGACAAGGGAATCGATCGATGAAAGCAGAAAGAATGTCACCCGAAAACTTGGTCTGGCTCACCTGTTAACCCTTTTCGAAAGTTGGGACAATTTGGATGATTTCCAAAAGATCCTTAAGTATTCTTATGGTAGAGTGCCAAGAATTGTCGAAGATGACCGATGGAAGACCGACACTGTGTTTGGATGGATGTTTCTGAATGGTTGTAATCCAAATGTACTCGAGAGATGTGAAAAATTGCCTGACAATTTTCCTGTCACTGAAGAGATGGTACAGCCAGCCTTGGACCGTGGCCTTACATTTGAACAGGAATTCAAG GAGGGGCACTTTTACCTTGCAAACTACAAGGATCTTGAAGGGGTCCCATTCACCGGAGGAGAAGATGAGACTGGTTATACTGCAGAGCCCCTGGCGCTTTTTTACGTTAAGAGCTCTGGCGACCTGGTGCCTGTTGCTATTCAGCTATCACAAGAACCTGGTGACACTAACCCAATATGGACACCTTGTGACTCGGAATATGATTGGCTGCTGGCAAAAATGTGGCTACGTAACGCAGACTATTATATTCACCAG ATAATCAATCATATCCTCAAAACGCACCTGTCGATGGAAGCGTTTGCTGTGGCTGCATGGCGTCAGCTACCTTCAGTCCACCCAGTGTTTAAATTGCTCTTCCCTCATCTGCGTTCTGTGATGGCGATTAACGATTTTATCAGAAGGGCGTTTTTAAAGACAGATGCTTCCCAGGTTCTTCTTAAGAAGTCGTACAAAACGTTTGAGTTTAAGATGCTGTCTCTACCTCAAGTTTTGAAAGAGAAGGGCGTGGATGATGTTGTGAAATTACCAAAGTTCTACTACAG GGATGATGCCCTTTGCTTGTGGAAAGCCATTGAAACATTCATCCGAGAAGTGCTCTCGATTTCGTATAAGTCTGATGACGACGTTTCCAACGATACTGAACTTCAGACCTGGGTGCAAGACATTCTAGAGAATGGCTTTCCCGTGAGAGATGGTAAAGGCGGACATGGATTCCCAGAAGACCTTTCAACACTTGACCAGCTTGTTCACGTGCTAACGTGCGTAGTGTTCACGTGCTCCTGTCAACATGCTGCATTGAACTTTGGACAAATGGATGCACACAGTTTTGTTCCTTTCACTCCTTCGATTATGCGCTTGCCACCACCAACCAAGAAAAACGAAGCGACTTTAAACTCAATCATTAATACGCTTCCTAACAAGTCACAGGCCTCTCAACAAATTGCTTTGATGTACGTGCTGTCCCAATTTGCTGAAGATGAG CGATTCCTTGGTGACATGACACAAGCTTTACTGACTGGTAAAGACGCAGAAGATGCAATTAGTCGTTTCCAGACCTCTCTTCAAGGAATTTCAGATTCCATCAAGACTCGCAATGCCTCACTTGAATTGCCTTACATCAACCTTCTCCCTGGACGGATTCCCGACAGTATTGCTATTTAG
- the LOC136916423 gene encoding allene oxide synthase-lipoxygenase protein-like isoform X2 translates to MTEWKNLGYEVYKSYMGEEAFKKKIEEFEKPLPPPGLFDQAKIRYNTNKLKLLFGMKAFARGQRGTHSVGVGAQGIATIAPNPQFPACEFFTPGRTFPVCLRHATIDSIDDVRIDFGGGSLRFASSEHDESPFDIIMGTGPTTPLYNAGAIFDAVRVKLSNDLKTYLLLGPDHLVANIGGLRHKPESFYDQRYYSKMIFDLKADDGIKRYVRFRLIPADGSLETGLLPEDAQWEIWNRDKREPGETLPPDYLKREFKDRMSRGPLEYKLQLQVHQAKNDDPSTILHVGREWDESAHPWMDLADIKMTSLLSPKATERLKFTFTNLPPCIGILPAQSIDDPNVVVQIRKEVYMWSQGLRSKRSNKVVPDHMASYLIRVETGSQSGAGTDATISISITGTKGKTDMIKLDNWGNDFERGDVDDYSVEAMDVGEILIVHLHNDGGGWWHKNPDWFVNKISIISSKQVQDDPFEFPCYRWVMSDLVVFEGKATLPFQEVPSAVKSQRLLELQQRKDNYKWDKSKNFEDVPGHLQAATYKDIPRDSQFSNETRESIDESRKNVTRKLGLAHLLTLFESWDNLDDFQKILKYSYGRVPRIVEDDRWKTDTVFGWMFLNGCNPNVLERCEKLPDNFPVTEEMVQPALDRGLTFEQEFKEGHFYLANYKDLEGVPFTGGEDETGYTAEPLALFYVKSSGDLVPVAIQLSQEPGDTNPIWTPCDSEYDWLLAKMWLRNADYYIHQIINHILKTHLSMEAFAVAAWRQLPSVHPVFKLLFPHLRSVMAINDFIRRAFLKTDASQVLLKKSYKTFEFKMLSLPQVLKEKGVDDVVKLPKFYYRDDALCLWKAIETFIREVLSISYKSDDDVSNDTELQTWVQDILENGFPVRDGKGGHGFPEDLSTLDQLVHVLTCVVFTCSCQHAALNFGQMDAHSFVPFTPSIMRLPPPTKKNEATLNSIINTLPNKSQASQQIALMYVLSQFAEDERFLGDMTQALLTGKDAEDAISRFQTSLQGISDSIKTRNASLELPYINLLPGRIPDSIAI, encoded by the exons ATGACTGAAT GGAAAAATCTTGGCTATGAAGTGTACAAAAGTTACATGGGGGAAGAGGCGTTCAAAAAAAAGATTGAAGAATTTGAGAAG CCGCTTCCTCCTCCTGGACTGTTTGACCAAGCAAAAATCAGGTACAACACTAACAAACTCAAGCTTCTCTTCGGTATGAAGGCCTTTGCCAGAGGTCAACGAGGTACTCATTCTGTTGGAGTCGGAGCCCAAGGAATCGCGACCATCGCACCTAATCCCCAGTTTCCTGCATGCGAGTTTTTCACTCCCGGACGCACTTTTCCAGTCTGTTTGCGTCACGCGACCATCGACTCAATTGATGACGTAAGGATTGATTTTGGTGGTGGTTCATTGAGGTTTGCATCAAGTGAGCACGATGAAAGCCCGTTTGACATTATCATGGGAACAGGACCCACCACACCTCTGTACAACGCTGGCGCAATATTTGATGCTGTGAGAGTGAAACTTTCAAATGATCTGAAAACGTATCTTCTACTCGGACCTGACCA TCTTGTAGCAAACATCGGCGGACTGCGTCACAAGCCGGAGTCATTCTATGACCAACGTTATTACTCTAAAATGATTTTCGACCTCAAGGCTGATGATGGCATCAAGCGTTACGTTAGATTCCGCTTGATACCGGCGGATGGGTCACTGGAAACCGGTTTGTTGCCAGAGGACGCTCAGTGGGAAATTTG GAACCGAGATAAAAGGGAACCAGGTGAAACGTTACCACCCGATTATCTCAAGCGAGAATTTAAAGACCGAATGAGTCGAGGACCTCTTGAATACAAACTCCAGTTGCAAGTACATCAGGCAAAGAACGACGATCCTTCCACGATACTACATGTCGGCAGGGAATGGGACGAGAGTGCGCATCCATGGATGGACTTGGCTGATATCAAAATGACGTCCCTACTATCTCCAAAGGCAACCGAACGGCTTAAGTTTACATTTACTAATCTCCCTCCTTGCATTGGTATATTACCCGCCCAGTCTATCGATGATCCCAATGTTGTCGTTCAAATCCGAAAAGAGGTGTACATGTGGTCTCAGGGTTTGCGCTCCAAGAGATCCAATAAGGTTGTTCCCGATCACATGGCATCCTATCTCATCCGAGTGGAAACTGGGAGTCAGTCAGGAGCAGGAACTGATGCTACTATTTCTATTTCAATAACGG GCACTAAAGGAAAGACTGACATGATTAAGTTAGACAATTGGGGCAATGACTTTGAAAGAGGAGATGTCGATGATTATTCTGTGGAAGCGATGGATGTGGGTGAGATACTAATAGTACACCTTCACAATGATGGTGGAGGATGGTGGCACAAGAATCCTGATTGGTTCGTTAACAAGATCTCGATTATAAGTTCCAAACAGGTGCAGGATGATCCATTTGAGTTCCCTTGTTATCGCTGGGTGATGTCTGATTTGGTCGTATTTGAAGGAAAGG CTACCCTGCCCTTCCAAGAAGTTCCATCGGCGGTAAAAAGTCAACGCCTTCTTGAGCTGCAACAGCGAAAGGATAATTACAAGTGGGACAAGTCAAAAAACTTTGAGGATGTTCCTGGCCATCTACAGGCTGCCACATACAAAGATATCCCAAGAGATTCGCAGTTCTCCAATGAGACAAGGGAATCGATCGATGAAAGCAGAAAGAATGTCACCCGAAAACTTGGTCTGGCTCACCTGTTAACCCTTTTCGAAAGTTGGGACAATTTGGATGATTTCCAAAAGATCCTTAAGTATTCTTATGGTAGAGTGCCAAGAATTGTCGAAGATGACCGATGGAAGACCGACACTGTGTTTGGATGGATGTTTCTGAATGGTTGTAATCCAAATGTACTCGAGAGATGTGAAAAATTGCCTGACAATTTTCCTGTCACTGAAGAGATGGTACAGCCAGCCTTGGACCGTGGCCTTACATTTGAACAGGAATTCAAG GAGGGGCACTTTTACCTTGCAAACTACAAGGATCTTGAAGGGGTCCCATTCACCGGAGGAGAAGATGAGACTGGTTATACTGCAGAGCCCCTGGCGCTTTTTTACGTTAAGAGCTCTGGCGACCTGGTGCCTGTTGCTATTCAGCTATCACAAGAACCTGGTGACACTAACCCAATATGGACACCTTGTGACTCGGAATATGATTGGCTGCTGGCAAAAATGTGGCTACGTAACGCAGACTATTATATTCACCAG ATAATCAATCATATCCTCAAAACGCACCTGTCGATGGAAGCGTTTGCTGTGGCTGCATGGCGTCAGCTACCTTCAGTCCACCCAGTGTTTAAATTGCTCTTCCCTCATCTGCGTTCTGTGATGGCGATTAACGATTTTATCAGAAGGGCGTTTTTAAAGACAGATGCTTCCCAGGTTCTTCTTAAGAAGTCGTACAAAACGTTTGAGTTTAAGATGCTGTCTCTACCTCAAGTTTTGAAAGAGAAGGGCGTGGATGATGTTGTGAAATTACCAAAGTTCTACTACAG GGATGATGCCCTTTGCTTGTGGAAAGCCATTGAAACATTCATCCGAGAAGTGCTCTCGATTTCGTATAAGTCTGATGACGACGTTTCCAACGATACTGAACTTCAGACCTGGGTGCAAGACATTCTAGAGAATGGCTTTCCCGTGAGAGATGGTAAAGGCGGACATGGATTCCCAGAAGACCTTTCAACACTTGACCAGCTTGTTCACGTGCTAACGTGCGTAGTGTTCACGTGCTCCTGTCAACATGCTGCATTGAACTTTGGACAAATGGATGCACACAGTTTTGTTCCTTTCACTCCTTCGATTATGCGCTTGCCACCACCAACCAAGAAAAACGAAGCGACTTTAAACTCAATCATTAATACGCTTCCTAACAAGTCACAGGCCTCTCAACAAATTGCTTTGATGTACGTGCTGTCCCAATTTGCTGAAGATGAG CGATTCCTTGGTGACATGACACAAGCTTTACTGACTGGTAAAGACGCAGAAGATGCAATTAGTCGTTTCCAGACCTCTCTTCAAGGAATTTCAGATTCCATCAAGACTCGCAATGCCTCACTTGAATTGCCTTACATCAACCTTCTCCCTGGACGGATTCCCGACAGTATTGCTATTTAG